The proteins below come from a single Tissierella sp. MB52-C2 genomic window:
- a CDS encoding type II CAAX endopeptidase family protein, with protein sequence MENKVSTKEVMISMLSILALVVSQTAANLIGSIAYVTVIPNWIGNIAFGIVYVLLTYFLLKILCTKLLKSFLENYGMGKPKLKLVWLISAGLLPAIVSVVLLCMPGELISNSVSLSQGMNIVTAALFYYGIGAGVVEEMVFRGIIMHSLESRWNKVVAILIPSMAFGLLHLIGTEMNLISILLLFVAGTSVGILFSLITYESGSIWCSAIIHGVWNCIMIGGILNIGPTYDSEAIFSYVLKSKSIIITGGDFGIETSIVSVVGYIIFSLLAFYLWKRNQYTSQNKHYI encoded by the coding sequence ATGGAAAATAAAGTTTCGACTAAAGAAGTTATGATTTCGATGTTAAGTATTTTAGCTTTGGTTGTATCGCAAACAGCAGCTAACTTAATAGGTAGTATTGCATATGTTACTGTAATTCCAAATTGGATTGGTAACATTGCATTTGGTATTGTTTATGTTTTATTGACATATTTTCTATTAAAGATTTTATGCACTAAACTTTTGAAAAGCTTTTTAGAGAATTATGGGATGGGAAAGCCAAAGCTAAAATTGGTATGGCTAATCAGTGCTGGTTTGCTTCCAGCAATAGTTTCAGTGGTATTACTATGTATGCCCGGAGAGTTGATAAGTAATTCTGTTTCTTTGTCTCAAGGAATGAATATCGTCACGGCAGCATTATTCTATTATGGAATTGGTGCTGGGGTTGTTGAAGAAATGGTTTTTCGTGGTATTATAATGCATTCATTGGAAAGTAGATGGAACAAGGTAGTTGCTATTCTTATCCCATCTATGGCATTTGGGTTGTTGCACTTAATAGGGACAGAGATGAACCTCATCAGCATTTTACTTCTCTTTGTAGCTGGCACCAGTGTTGGAATCCTGTTCTCTCTTATTACTTATGAGAGTGGTTCTATTTGGTGTAGTGCAATCATACATGGTGTGTGGAATTGTATCATGATTGGCGGCATTTTAAACATTGGACCAACATATGATAGTGAAGCGATTTTCTCATATGTTCTCAAATCAAAATCAATAATTATTACCGGTGGTGATTTTGGAATAGAAACATCTATTGTTTCGGTTGTTGGATACATCATATTTTCATTATTGGCATTTTATTTGTGGAAAAGGAATCAATATACATCACAAAATAAGCATTACATTTAA
- a CDS encoding DUF6262 family protein translates to MKKKRNVNTEGLKEFAKKKNQETIEKVNKAIDKLKSSKTKKINFKTVAEEGGVSKATLYNNDILKERILSLRAIEKGVPNDSIATPKDKIKAKDDKIKQLYEEIKKLKEDKQNLIIQLVDMEELRDENKRLREQLDKLKSIK, encoded by the coding sequence ATGAAGAAGAAGAGAAATGTTAATACAGAAGGATTAAAGGAATTTGCAAAAAAGAAGAACCAAGAAACTATTGAAAAGGTTAATAAAGCAATAGATAAATTGAAGAGTTCTAAAACAAAGAAGATAAACTTTAAAACAGTAGCTGAAGAAGGAGGAGTATCTAAGGCTACCCTATATAATAATGATATTCTAAAAGAGCGTATATTAAGCCTTAGAGCCATTGAGAAAGGTGTTCCTAATGATAGTATTGCTACACCTAAAGATAAAATTAAGGCTAAAGATGATAAGATAAAGCAACTATATGAGGAAATTAAGAAACTTAAAGAAGATAAGCAAAACTTAATTATTCAGTTGGTTGACATGGAAGAATTAAGAGATGAAAATAAAAGATTAAGAGAACAATTGGATAAATTAAAAAGTATTAAGTAA
- a CDS encoding tyrosine-type recombinase/integrase: protein MHVLKVDKFTNSRLPNFIKRWDIRDNKGNLYPLKSHQFRATFVRELIKQKVSIAHIMKQFSHVSIEMTSHYLTLKEEEVKEIYSDMILGKDSKIAGLRAKEIKSKLDEQFRGKTEQQIDDIVSNLSKSMSFNPLPTGVCFYDFRRGNCSDGDGCFFYNCPNYVTEVKFYPILKQELDLMEKEMARYKELGQQRSWERQYVKYKYLKPLVDSLEEQMNEEEEKC from the coding sequence ATCCATGTTTTAAAAGTAGATAAGTTTACTAATAGTAGATTACCTAACTTTATTAAAAGATGGGATATAAGAGATAATAAAGGAAACCTATATCCATTGAAATCTCACCAATTTAGAGCAACATTTGTTAGAGAACTTATTAAACAAAAAGTTTCAATAGCACATATTATGAAACAATTTTCTCATGTATCAATTGAAATGACTTCACATTATCTTACTTTAAAGGAGGAAGAAGTTAAGGAAATATATTCTGATATGATACTGGGTAAAGATTCTAAGATTGCTGGACTTAGAGCAAAAGAAATTAAGTCTAAACTTGATGAACAGTTTCGAGGTAAAACGGAGCAACAGATTGATGATATAGTATCTAACTTATCTAAATCTATGAGTTTTAATCCGTTACCGACAGGCGTATGCTTTTATGATTTTAGAAGGGGTAATTGTTCTGATGGTGATGGTTGTTTCTTCTATAACTGTCCTAACTATGTTACGGAGGTTAAGTTCTACCCTATTTTAAAGCAAGAATTAGACCTTATGGAAAAAGAAATGGCAAGGTATAAAGAGTTAGGGCAACAACGTTCCTGGGAACGGCAATATGTTAAATATAAATATTTAAAACCATTAGTAGATAGTTTGGAGGAGCAAATGAATGAAGAAGAAGAGAAATGTTAA
- the def gene encoding peptide deformylase, which yields MALRQIRLFGDEILRKKSKVVEVVDDKIRQILNDMTDTMYNTENGGGLAAPQIGLLIRLVVIDMGEGLIKLVNPKIINQEGTQEVIEWCLSIPNTWGKLIRPAKATVQVLNENGDEIILMATGDLVKCFCHEIDHLDGILFTDLVTEYISNAI from the coding sequence ATGGCATTAAGACAAATTAGATTATTTGGTGATGAAATATTAAGGAAAAAGAGTAAAGTAGTCGAAGTGGTAGATGATAAAATAAGGCAAATACTAAATGATATGACAGATACTATGTATAATACAGAAAACGGAGGAGGGTTAGCTGCCCCACAGATAGGTTTATTAATACGATTGGTTGTAATAGATATGGGGGAAGGTCTTATCAAACTAGTTAATCCAAAGATAATTAATCAGGAAGGAACCCAAGAGGTCATAGAGTGGTGTTTGAGTATTCCAAATACATGGGGTAAGTTAATAAGACCTGCGAAAGCAACAGTACAAGTATTAAATGAAAATGGTGACGAAATTATCTTGATGGCTACAGGAGATTTAGTAAAGTGTTTTTGCCATGAAATAGATCATTTAGATGGGATACTTTTTACTGATTTAGTTACTGAGTATATAAGTAATGCTATTTAA
- a CDS encoding TIGR04076 family protein yields the protein MKKWYDEEYEFEIEVTGFLRSDHTERYCRNGEEVGDKYTCTYGCPINVDGQGICSKVMMIMFPIMESVRSGGDLENIGGNGKYSKDIVCPDGCVMFRLTAKKLDNENFYKGKFFD from the coding sequence ATGAAAAAATGGTATGATGAGGAGTATGAATTTGAAATTGAGGTAACTGGGTTTCTTCGCAGTGACCATACAGAGCGGTACTGCCGAAACGGCGAGGAAGTCGGGGATAAGTATACCTGTACCTATGGCTGTCCCATAAATGTGGATGGACAGGGTATCTGTTCCAAGGTCATGATGATTATGTTCCCAATCATGGAGTCGGTCAGAAGTGGCGGAGATTTAGAGAACATTGGCGGCAATGGCAAATATAGCAAGGACATTGTATGCCCGGATGGCTGCGTCATGTTCAGGCTGACGGCAAAGAAACTTGACAATGAGAATTTTTATAAGGGGAAGTTTTTTGATTAG
- a CDS encoding helix-turn-helix transcriptional regulator produces the protein MKNRIKELRESFKLTQEQLAELVGVSRQAINAIETEKFEPSIWLAYDISQTFNCSIEDIFLFGQSERKSRSQQSRGAV, from the coding sequence ATGAAAAATAGAATAAAGGAGTTGCGTGAATCCTTTAAATTAACTCAAGAACAGTTAGCGGAACTTGTTGGTGTATCGAGGCAAGCTATTAATGCAATTGAGACAGAAAAGTTTGAACCATCTATATGGTTGGCTTATGATATTTCTCAAACATTTAATTGTTCTATAGAGGATATTTTTCTTTTTGGACAAAGCGAAAGAAAATCAAGATCACAGCAAAGTAGAGGTGCAGTTTAA
- a CDS encoding IS3 family transposase (programmed frameshift), which translates to MAKRDRRTYTEEFKEQMVKLYESGKPKAEIMKEYDLTPTSFNTWIKRSQTTGSFKEKENRSPEENELIRLRKENQQLKMENDIFKASSADIRTKINVIKNNAYKYSISAMCKVLQVSRSTYYYESKAKESTDEVTPKVIDIFKASRNNYGTRKIKVELKKAGYIVSRRKIGRIMRENGLVSNYTVSQYKPYVNKCNESKIDNELNREFNTNQPYAAVVSDLTYVRVNKKWNYVCLLVDLFNREIIGYSAGSSKDANLVYKAFTRIKTRLDDITLFHTDRGNEFKNKIIDEVLDTFKIKRSLSMKGCPYDNAVAEATFKIFETEFTNNYHFENLEQLEFMLADYVNWFNNTRIHGTLDYLSPREYKLQNLKKSV; encoded by the exons ATGGCTAAAAGAGATAGAAGAACCTATACTGAAGAATTCAAAGAACAAATGGTAAAGTTATATGAAAGTGGTAAGCCTAAAGCTGAAATAATGAAGGAATACGATTTAACACCAACTTCTTTTAATACTTGGATCAAAAGAAGTCAAACTACTGGTTCATTTAAGGAGAAAGAAAATCGGTCTCCCGAGGAAAATGAACTAATAAGGCTGAGAAAAGAAAATCAGCAGCTAAAGATGGAGAATGATATTT TTAAAGCAAGCAGCGCTGATATTAGGACGAAAATAAATGTAATCAAGAACAATGCTTACAAATATAGTATATCAGCAATGTGCAAAGTCCTACAAGTTAGTAGAAGTACTTATTACTATGAATCAAAAGCTAAAGAATCTACAGATGAAGTCACACCCAAGGTCATAGATATATTTAAAGCAAGTAGAAACAATTATGGTACTAGAAAAATAAAAGTAGAGCTAAAAAAGGCAGGCTATATAGTATCTAGAAGAAAAATCGGTAGAATAATGAGAGAAAATGGCTTAGTATCAAACTATACGGTTTCCCAGTATAAGCCTTATGTGAATAAATGCAATGAATCAAAGATAGATAATGAATTAAACAGAGAATTTAATACAAATCAGCCTTATGCAGCTGTAGTTAGTGATTTAACATATGTTAGAGTCAATAAAAAATGGAATTATGTATGTTTATTAGTCGACCTATTTAATAGAGAAATAATAGGCTATAGTGCAGGTTCTAGCAAAGATGCAAATCTTGTTTATAAGGCATTTACTAGAATTAAAACTAGATTAGATGATATTACTCTATTTCATACAGATCGTGGAAACGAATTTAAAAACAAAATAATAGATGAAGTCCTAGATACCTTTAAAATCAAACGTTCTTTAAGCATGAAGGGGTGTCCCTACGATAATGCTGTAGCTGAAGCTACTTTTAAGATATTCGAAACTGAATTTACTAATAACTATCATTTTGAAAACTTGGAGCAATTAGAGTTCATGCTAGCAGATTATGTTAATTGGTTTAATAATACTAGAATTCATGGGACATTAGATTATTTAAGTCCTAGAGAGTATAAATTACAGAACCTTAAAAAATCTGTCTAG
- the ymfI gene encoding elongation factor P 5-aminopentanone reductase — protein MTSLKTVIITGASRGIGRSIAELLANNGYNILINYNNSERIAFDLYNKLKSEGLSVKLFKADVSRRDEVCSMMEYCIKEFGSIDVLINNAGISQEKLFIDITDKDFDDIININLKGVFYCCQEALKYILPKKRGKIINISSIWGIVGASCEVHYSASKAGIIGFTKALSKELGPSNIQVNCIAPGIIKTDMLSSYTEDELSNLQNNTPLMRLGDPSDIASCALFLASSHSDFITGQIISPNGGFVI, from the coding sequence ATGACAAGTTTAAAAACTGTTATTATAACAGGTGCTTCTAGAGGAATTGGAAGATCTATTGCAGAGTTATTGGCTAATAATGGATATAACATATTGATTAACTATAACAATTCAGAAAGAATAGCTTTTGATTTATATAACAAACTAAAAAGTGAGGGACTATCAGTAAAATTATTTAAGGCGGATGTTTCTAGAAGGGATGAAGTTTGTTCAATGATGGAGTACTGTATTAAAGAATTTGGTTCAATTGATGTACTTATTAATAACGCAGGAATAAGCCAAGAGAAATTATTTATAGATATTACTGATAAAGACTTTGATGACATAATAAATATTAATTTAAAAGGTGTTTTTTATTGTTGCCAAGAAGCATTAAAATATATACTTCCAAAGAAAAGAGGAAAGATTATTAATATTTCTTCTATATGGGGAATAGTTGGAGCTTCTTGTGAAGTTCATTATTCAGCTTCTAAAGCAGGTATAATAGGTTTTACAAAAGCTTTATCAAAGGAGTTAGGGCCATCAAATATTCAAGTGAATTGTATTGCACCTGGTATCATTAAAACGGATATGCTTTCTTCATATACTGAGGATGAACTAAGTAATCTTCAAAACAATACTCCTTTGATGAGATTAGGTGATCCAAGTGATATTGCCAGTTGTGCACTTTTTTTAGCATCATCTCATTCAGATTTTATTACTGGACAGATAATAAGTCCTAATGGTGGATTCGTTATTTAG